TCTAGATGGTGATCACCCCAGACAAAATGAAAGCACACATTAGGGTTTCCCAAAATAGATCTGCGGTGACATGCTGCCCGGAGAGTCTATGCAGAAGGTTGCCATGTGATGAGGTCACTGTCACAGCCCTGGAGGGAGATATGGCAATGACGTCATATCAACAGCATTCAGTATAATACTCCGATACGCCTAGGATTTACAGCACAGAGGTGATGGTGACGAACTAGAATTGATCACCCACTTTGTCAGGGTCTGTCTTCCGACCATTCACATCTCACCTTCGCGTAAACGTGCAGTGGACCTTGAAAACCATGCCCTATAACGAGCCACTATAGCCACATAGCCACGTATGGCGTGTGCAGGTCATGTGGAAGATGTATGAGAAGACGGCTAGGAATTCAAGGATTAGTAATGATGCTTTATATGGTTCCAAAATCCATCGGATACGGTATCATGACCCTCAACATATTAGACAAGACCTTGCTAAAGACAGTACACAATCAAAGGACTCAGTCCCCGCCTCTCAGCCTACCTTGGTAATCTCGGTCTTCTACAGTAGGAAGGCCAAGATACCCAGGGGCTGGGTGTCAGCACTACCCTTGTGCCGTGAAGCCGTGAGGTCGTTTGCATAGGCCGTAAGATCCGAAGCTTTGAAAACTCTAGACCTTAGTGGAATGTTTCTCCACAAAGATTAGAGAAATGCCGAGCGAAACCCGTAAACCGTAGAGGATAGACGTGTGGCCCGGATCGCCGGATATGAGACCCTCTAGGGCTTTCTCTCCCCCGGGCTTTCTCAATGGTGTTGTCATCGAGTTATTTACTGTGCTTCTTTAGCACCTTTTTGCTTTtggttctctttttttctttcccgtGGATCAGGATTCCTTTTTAAGACGTTCGCCTTTGCGAGCTAATTTCACAGGTCCTGTTAATCACCTGCGACGCCACATTACGCCTTGCCAGCGGAGCCAAATAATAAAGATcaagaaaagaggaaaggGAGAAGGGACCACAGTTCCGATTCTAGCAGCCAATCCTACACATCGAAATAGAGATCTGCAAGATGATCAGAGTGGACTGCTTATGAAGTCAGCACCCCCGAGAATTCCATCTTCTTACGTCTCCTTGCTTGAAGGGATTCAAGGGAtcaacagaaaaaaaaaagaaaacattGTCTCACAACATTAAAGATCGAAGGTATGTTGAGTCTGTCCTGCGCATTCGCATTCCCTGCAATTTGGATTTATTTTCACGTTGGACCATTCTTGTCTATGCCCAATTTGTCGACAAAAGCATATCCAAGGGAGACGCAGCGTACAAATTGAGAACTTCTCCGAGATGCTCAGCGGACCAACATATCACGATGATGGGTGCTGACATTATGCCTCTGCCAGCGCAGTCATCTTCGCGGTCGGCCTCTAGCAACCCCACCCCGCACTCGGAGCTCACAGGGACTCCGTCGCTAGGAGTATCAATTTCCAATCTCCTAACACGGTCGGCTCGTCGCCACACGGTGTATATCGAAAGTCAGAACCCTAAAAGGTTTTGCCGAGACTCAATCTTCAAAAAGCTGGCGGGTTCACGTGAAAACGCTAAGCGGTTTCTTCGCTTGCGGTCATCTGGAATTCAGGCACCTTTGCAACGTCCTTCCTGTGGTGTACGACCAGTTTCGGAGATAATATTTTCGCCGATATCGGTCGAATTGGAGAACGAGATGCGATCGGATTCGTCATCTACCGAGGTCCTGCCTCGCCCAGCACATGAACGCCACACTGTGACTACCGATACTACCACGCCATTTACTCCCTTGCGAAATGAGAAGATTGTAGCCACTGGGAGTGGCATTTCTGTTGGTATTGCCCTCACAGAACCCGTTCTTTACCTGCAGGGCTATGATCAACAAGACCCAAGCAGTAAAAAATCCGCAATTCTGCGGGGACAGATGCATTTGAAGGTTACCAAATGTGTCAAGATTAAAAAGATATCAATCTGCTTCCGCGGCCATGCTCAGACTGATTGGCCAGATGGTATGAATCTACCCCGTAGAATCAAACTGAAGCAGGAGCTGATCCTGTACAGGTATTCCCCCTAAGAAGATCCACTTCCATGACAAGAAGGATCTCTTCACGCACGGTGTGGTTTATTTCAACCACGGGGACACAGCGCTCATGCAAAATGACTATGGTGCGCATTACTATCAGCATGCCAAACCGATCTCATCCGTGCCGGGAAAGGAGGGAGTGACGATGACCACTCGAGAACTATTTTCTAACCGCAATTCCACCGCTACACTTGCCGTACCAACCTCCCGAGAAACCAAACGACTTTCTCTACAATCCAATCGCAGGCATTCGCGCAGCTTCAGCAAAAACGAACACCCAGCTTCCCAACCACAGCCTCAGCGAAATTACCGCATGTTCCCGGTAGGTGATTATTTATACAGCTTCGAGTTTCCGATCGATGGATCATTACCAGAGACGATCAAAACGGATCTAGGGTCTGTGAAATACGACCTGGAAGCAATGGTCGAACGGTCAGGCGCATTTCGACCCAATCTCCTCGGCACGATGGAGGTTCCCGTGATTCGTACCCCTGCCGAGGGTTCATTAGAGCAAGTCGAGCCGATTGCGATTTCGCGGAACTGGGAAGACCAGCTTCACTACGATATCGTGATCTCGGGGAAGTCCTTCCCGCTAGGCTCGCAGATCCCGATTGCGTTCAAGTTGACCCCACTGGCGAAAGTAGAGTGCCACCGAATCAAGGTCTTTGTGACAGAGAATATTCAGCATTGGACGGCAGATAAGAGCGTGCACCGGTTGCAGCCAGCGAAGAAGGTGTTGCTATTCGAAAAACGAGCCGACTCGTCTAGTGTGAGCACGTATCCCGGCAGCTCCATGCGTGTCACTGCAGGCGGCGGTATCGACTGGGACCACCGCGCTGCTGCCGCAAGGGGGCAGGAGATTTTGGATCGGAATCGGACGAATCTGCTAGGCAATCTGTCCAACGACTCTAGTGTTGGTCCAACGGAGATGGAATTCAACGTGCAACTGCCAAGTTGCCACGAAATGAAGGGCCGGGACGAGAGTCAGCGGCTGCACTTCGATACCACATACGAGAATATTCAGATCAACCACTGGATCAAGGTATGTTAACATTGCTTCACTTTTGTTTCCGGGTCATAATAAAATTAACTGATCTGCGCAGATTGTCCTCCGTCTATCCAAGGTCGACGAAAGAGACTCCACAAAACGAAGACACTTCGAAATCTCTATAGACTCGCCATTCCACATCCTCTCTTGCAAGGCCACCCAGGCCAATATCTACTTACCAGCCTACACAACCCCATCTGAAGAACTGGTCCCCGCAGCCCAAGAACTCGAATGCGGATGCCCCGGCGCCCCTCTGGCACCCCGTGAGCAAGTCATTGCTCCAGCCACGTCCGATCGCGAAGACAGCAACCCTGCATCAGGACCCATCGCCCGTCGCGGCTCAACGGGCCACGACTTCTCCCGCAGCTTTACAAACAACTCTGGTGGCCTCGCCCGGCCCCCGCAAGCACACCTCGCGACACCCCCAGACGACCGTAACACACCCATTCCACCTCGTCCAATGCATCTGCTCCGTGCGCCGTCCTTTGCACCCCCCGCTTTCGAGGACGTCCCTCCCCCGCCACCGCTTGTTACTCCGCCTCCAGAATATAACACCATCGTTGGGGATGACCGAGAGGCCGTTCTTGAGGATTACTTCTCTCGTTTATCGTTTTACGAAGAACACGAGGACGATGACCGCGGTCGTGGCCGCGTCGATGTACCCCTCACGCCGGGTGGACGCGTCAACCGCAGCATGGACGTGCCCCGCGAATGGGTGCGACTCGAAGACTATTTTCAGTAATACCGCCTCTCGATAATTTCGCTATAAAAAGACAGCTGTCACGAGCCTTCCGAATCATGAATTTACGCTATCTATCCTTTGGATCTGAGTCtggctcttcttcttcctcctcttcttctctctggGATTACATTTGTAACAACTTACTTTCTGTTCAACAGCACTTTGTTTATGATTAACGTGCGGCTATACTTTTTGGTTGTTGATGCCGGACTTGGTCTTTTCTACGATGGTCGGGGACAAAGGGCGAAATGGGTAATTTATTCAGGCATCTCTTATGGATTCATGTAGTAAACTGAACTATGATCATCAAGTATCAAAATCATGCCCAAATGCCCAAGAACTACTAGTATGGTAAACATCTATAACAAACATGGACACCTTCCCAGGTTACCTATCTGTACATGGGTAGTAGAACCTGGAGATAAGAGCTGCTGTGTCAGCGATAAGGCCGGGCAACCTTGGTTCCAACTGCCTTCCCCGGTTTAGCTCTCCCCACATCCCTAAAGTCTGTCACGGCTTATTCtactctttctctccttcaaTTGCCTCTCCCATCACAGTACTTGTGCTTTGCTCAAATCGTCCCCCTGAAGAACTACAAAGCTAGGTCATACAGTGTCCCTTGGCGTACTTCGGGACTTTTGAGGCAGACCACGCCGATTAGCTCACGCTTCAAACGGCATAGGTGAGTTGGTATATATGCTATAGATCAACAGAAACCAAGCCAGGAACAACTCTAACTAGTTTCAGTGAACAAAAAGTGGCTCTGGACCATCCTCAACAACCACATTCTTCAATACTCCGACATAGCGGGTTGTAAGGGGGCTTCCTGATGTCTGACCCTTGCATCTGGAGATTTACTCAGCAAACAAACTCCGCACGCTGCCATTATGGCTGTTGAGGTCATTCCTCTTACCGAGGCAGATATTCCTGGTGCTATTGAAGTAATTCAGCGGGCATTTGCAGACGATCCCTATTTTAAGTGGGTCTTCGATTCATCCAAGGTACGTTACATGTTGAGATGCAAATGCCAAACAAAGAAGAACAATGCACCTGTCTGCTCTCAATTACCAGACTAACATACACCTCTCTCGTGACGCGGTCAACATGGCCGACAGTTACGTCTTCTGAGAGACAACTCCACGCATAGTTCAATAAGCAGAGAAATTTTGATTCCCTCGCAGCACGTTGCCATTGGGGAATTAAGAATGCACTATTCCACGTCGCAAAGGAAACCCAAGATGCCCACTCCAAGTCCCACAGCGCCCCACTAACCCCCATCCCAATTCTCGGCGTTTCCTGCTGGCTAGCGCCCCACCCACCCACGCAACCAGAGAGCTGGTACTCCTGGTTTCAATCATGGACTCTATCCTTCAGCCAGGTGCTCAACAATATCTGGTACTTTGGCCGTGGCGGACTGCGCACAAATAGGTACTGGATTTGGAAACAGCGACAGGCCGAGGCCCAGGCTGCTATCTGGGATGATCCGCGCGGGTACTATTTCTGTAATATTGTTGCTGTTAGCCCCGAGATGCAGGGAAAGGGTGTTGGGAGGTTGTTGTTTGAGGCTGTTCTGAGAAGGGCGGATGATGAAGGGGTCAAGTGTTATCTTGAGAGCTCAAAGAGTGTACCTAATGTGGCGATCTATGAGCGCATGGGCTTTCACATGAGTAAGGAGATGGAGTGTCGGGATGGGGTGGATGCTTGCATGGTATGTACATTGTACTCGTTTTATAGTGTTTGGTCCTGGGGTTGGATTCCGCTTGGGTGCTGACTTCATTGTTGGTAGTTGTACTGCATGGTCCGGGACCCAAGAAAGGCATGATCCTATTCCTTTTGCATTTGCTCTTACGACTTGGCATGGAAGGTTGGGTCATTAGACGATTTTGAGTCATGGCTGAACTAACAGTACAATTATGGATGCGTTCGCAATGATATTCGAAGACAATTGAGTCGATATCATTTGATGTAAGGGTTTCACATCTCTAGCAATGAATGTCGTCTTTTCTAGTAATTCCCAAACCCGGTCCCGTTGGAAACCAACCCGACAATTCGACCCACCTATCTTCCAATCCACAAACGGGGCAAGATAGCTCGAATCTAATCGAATCTACGGAGTAATATTTGCGGCTCCGCAGATACTGAACCGTGGGATACGCCTCCATACTAGTCTATCCGTTGACAATGGTCCAACCTGGGGAATGATCCATTAACCCTCAGATCTTTCCCTCCGCTAGGATACTTACATGTGGATCTGTTTATATTGCTACACCTAGGCGAGAGGGGCAGTAGTCTCAGGGTCCACTTTTAAAGCTTATCCAGTCACATTCGTGCTGATCTGTCGAATTTCGAATGGCCTCGGATTCTCAATGGTGATTCAGACCCAGCCTGATTTCAACGTTCTAGGGACTGGTCGGACCTTTACGCGCTCGAAACATCATCGCTGCATCAGTGCTCGTGCGCTGATCGCGTCCAGATATATCTGAGCTTTGACGAACGTTAGATTTCCAGTAAAAAAGGATTTGGGGACGACGCTTTTGAGTCATTCGGACAAAGTCCCCATCTTGGCACTTTGTTGAAGCCGTGTGTCCTCCTAGGGCATACTAAAACACTGAAAAAAAGGAGCCTTCTTTAGTGTGTATTGCTTTGATCACGACCGTGTTTCTCCTTCTGCGACGAAAGCTATGAGCCCGACGACGAAGATCGGAGTCTGCTCAATCTTCTACTTCATCAACTACATCTTATAAGCTCAGATTCCAAGAGAATGAATTGCATCCACCCGATATAATCATGACTACCACACCTCATCGCGATGGAACAGACCAGGTCGTCAATCAACTAGCCGCCCTTGAGGCTACCTTGAGCAGCACATCAAGCAACAGCGACTCATCACTTATTGCTGTCCCCACAGCAGAGCCCCAATCAGTAGCACCTGGACCTCAATATAATGAAacagaagatgaagaaatttTCTACCATCTTCGCAGTCTGATGCCGGTCCCCTGCCTGCCTTAGTATACACCGGGCTATATAGGGAATCGCAAAAGCTAACTCTTGGACTGGAAGAGAGCTTTGTTAATTCCAAGTTTGATGTTTTCCTCGAAAGGGAAAGTCTCGTGTAAGCCTTGGCCGAGGTTTAGTTCTCTTCCTCCACCGTTTGTGCAGAGAAAGCTTGCTATGAGGCTTGAGGTGCGTTTCTAGGGACTCGGGACCAGGTTCAGGAGGGAGGTTTTCAGCTGTTGTACATGCAGGTTGGGATTGTTTTGCTTGAGCTCTTGTTCTGCATTATATGCTGTTTATCATATCATTTACAGGTACTGCAATTGGCTTGTTTGTTTCAAATGCTGTTATCAACTCTTGGATTTAATTCAAAAGTTATCTGACGGTACTTTGTAGGCTTATATTGCCTTTCGACCTACAGCATACCTTGTAGAGTGGTAAGCCCGGCATGTCTACTCCATActaatccccccccccctttctGGCCGTTTTTGCATGGTATACAAGAATCCTTCTCGCTATACTAGTGAGAAGAAAATGATTTTACTAGTACATAAAATGAAAATTCACGATAGCCGCACGTATTCCATTTTTTGCAAGTAAATGTCATGTCTATTCTTCTACGAAGTACCATCCCCAACTGGGTCATCTGCAGGTCATCCCGACAGCCGCCAAGCTTGGGAAATCTTTTGCCCACGCCAACATCAACACACATGACATGCCTATGCACACCATAAAGCCTCTTCATGAATTTGAAGCCAGCCCCCACTCTTGCAGAGCCAACTCACCAAAAGGAACTATATCGTCGAGTTGTGAAGGTTAACGACTTGGTGGTCATCTCCACGGAATTCGGCAGTTATATTAAGCCATGGGATCATTTTGGAATATACTCGACGTAGTAGTGGGTGGGAGGGGAACAAACACTACAGATAGTTGAATCCGTGGCAATGAGATTGGCAGTTTAAAAGGCTTGTTGAATAGGAACCACTCCAGCTGTTGCCTTATTGCATAATCCTCTAAGACTTGGGTACCTACATGTGCACTGGAATTGTGCAAACCGTTCACTTTGCATCACACGATATAGACGTGAGCGTGAGATATGGCAGGCGAAAATGAAATCGATGCTCATAGCTTAGATGGACAGCCTGCGTAATTTGGATCGAATTTTGATCAAATAGAACGATATGCAGACGCACATTCCCTGCCACTTGATGCCTGTGACATACGGAGTCCGTAGGAGTGCACAACGTTGCAAGCGGGTCCATTTACGTTCTAGACGAGACAGTTAAAATGTTCAGTGATCGGGCCCGGCGGCAAAACAAGAAACGAGATATTGTAGCTAGTTGAGATAGGGTAGAAGTGCCGGGATTTGTTCTTTATCAACGATCTCGACATTACGCATCTCGGTCATGACCCTCCTAGGAGGAGTGAGTGTGCAACCGGCTGTGGCTTCGGAACTCCGTCGATTTATGCCCAACAAGTAATCAATGTCGCTAGTGATCGTTTTTGGCTATATTTCTTGGATTGCTGAAGATGATAGCGATTGCACCTCACAAGGTTCCTATCGGCAGGTTTCTTGTCCTTGGTGTAAAATGTGGAGTCACGACAGAGTGAATCCACGGGGCGCGTGAATTAGGGCTAGTGGTATAGGCTAGAGATATTGGGTTCTTAGAAACCAATCATTCTTCGCTACTTGACCCTTCGAGGGTATCCTCTCGTCAACTTTCGCTTGCCGAGACACTATCTGCCTCTGGTATCTGCACGAGACCCAGTCTCATGAAAGAGAACAGTACGATTCTACCACGGAGAGTTATCAGATCAACGGTGGTCCCCCTACGGAGGAAATAATACAAGTTTTTCGTCAAATAAAAACGTTCCGATTTTGAATATCCAGCGATAACGTATGATCCGTCACATCAACGAATCGCATGGTTTCCGCCCCAACCAAGTCCGTCGCCATATCCGGCAAACCGAAAACAAATGAAGCCAGAACAAGTGTGCACAACCTGGTGTCATGTTCTAATTGGGTATTAATATTCAGGCACACCGACTCAACGGGCTTTCTCGATGCCACGGAGCCATACAGGTCTAGATGCgcggattttttttttctcctcaAAGGATGAGACCCCTGTCGGTGGCTCAATCCTGGAAATGATAGATATACCGCTAGTGCCACAATCATGGCTATCAAGATCCTTGTCTGTTGTTATCCGCGGTATAGTCGTTGAACTATTGAGTTGTGGGCAATCAGTTGATGTTTACGGAGTAGTTTTTATGAACATGTGAAGACACATTGAAACAAACCACGTTAGCTTGGTAGGAATTCTTAAAGCATGAGAGTTCAGACTACAGTCTATACAGCGACCGTGTGCTACCTATCCATAATTTCTAATCAGAGATGGATCTAGAATATGGAAACCCCCTGAccaaatgaaaaaaaaaagaaaagaggaaaTGCATGGTGCACAAACCACCTCGACCTTGGCCTAGCTTCTATCGATCATTATCCGTGCCACTTACCCAATTCGGCCGTCGGCATGgtttccatcatcttcagGAGTGGGATCAAAGGGTTGGCGTTCGGGATTTGTATGAAGGACGTTGTACGGATTACTCGCCCTGATATAAACAGCAGTATTGATATCACAGCGTGTTATTGCACTCTTCGATACAGTTTCCCAGAAGCGCCCGACCTGGCACACAAGCTCATACACAGCGAACACCCCCGCTAGAACTCGTGAAAATTGATGAACGCCATGCCGACAATCAATATGCACCGAGCAACCCAACCCAGTGGCCTAGTATTATATTGAATACAGTCCAAATGGAGGAACGTGTAGTCTTGGCGTTTGAAGAGGAAAAATGGGGAAAAGGAAACTTCAATGGTCACTTTGGTTCTGGAAAAAACTCGAACCAGTGTGAAATAAAAAGAGAAACTGGGAAACCTGCATGGGTGAAATGGACTGAGCACACTTCCACCTCATATtcccggggggggggggggggggggggggggggggggttctttCATCGATGAATCCAAGTGTCCTATCCAGTATCCACTGGATAATACCATCTACTTCGACCAGGAATTAGTGTTCCAAGTATTTGCAACAAGCGATCCATGGAACCCATACATTCTAGGGCTCGCTACTCTCAGTGACACGGACGCATGGGCCGCCGGTCCCCTCTAACGCTGTTTCGGAAGGCCATCTATTAGCCGTGGGATCCACCACCTCGGGTTCCTCGGGTGTCAAAGGCCCGAGATTTGTTTTGCATCCCTGGATACATTTCCCAGGAGAAGGAGCCTGTTCCTCTCTTTTTAGTTGACAGTTGCCGTATCTCAGTTCTTTGCACAAGGTACATGTGGCATCGTTATGAGATAATCCCATGGGAACATGGAACGGGAACAAGGGGAAATTGATGCATTGATAAAAGGAGTAAGCTAACTTAGGTAAAGAACTCACATCGCTAGACGAGACTGTATAGCGTCCCtacaggggggggggaaccGGTGTGCACTAGATCCAATCTCTACTTTCTCGACCATGACCCCGGAGATTGCGTGGTCTTCGCGTTGTGCTGAGAATTCAGTCTATTAATTCTACCCCTGTATTATGGCCCAACAAGTAGGAAAAATACGTTCCAATCCTTTTTCCGTGCGTCCTATCATGAAAAAGCATGGACTCGATCGGGGGAGAACATCCAACCGTTGTGGGCGGACCTGCCGAAGCTGCACGAAGAGACATGCCGTAGGTAGAGATAGTGGCCCTGCTGCAGGAACTACAGGAGTCCTGCATTCAATGCTCATTGTGGGACATCGGTTGCTAAATATCTCTCAATCTGCTTGTTGTCACTAGGTCATTTGATTTCCCTGTTTGAGGCGGTCTCTTTCCGTACTGCCCCTTTTCCCCCTGGCCTAGACAGAGCAGGATGTGATGGCAGAGAGAATAACTACGCTGCACAAATAACCCCTGGAG
The nucleotide sequence above comes from Penicillium digitatum chromosome 1, complete sequence. Encoded proteins:
- a CDS encoding Immunoglobulin E-set, which gives rise to MIRIEAQSSSRSASSNPTPHSELTGTPSLGVSISNLLTRSARRHTVYIESQNPKRFCRDSIFKKLAGSRENAKRFLRLRSSGIQAPLQRPSCGVRPVSEIIFSPISVELENEMRSDSSSTEVLPRPAHERHTVTTDTTTPFTPLRNEKIVATGSGISVGIALTEPVLYLQGYDQQDPSSKKSAILRGQMHLKVTKCVKIKKISICFRGHAQTDWPDGIPPKKIHFHDKKDLFTHGVVYFNHGDTALMQNDYGAHYYQHAKPISSVPGKEGVTMTTRELFSNRNSTATLAVPTSRETKRLSLQSNRRHSRSFSKNEHPASQPQPQRNYRMFPVGDYLYSFEFPIDGSLPETIKTDLGSVKYDLEAMVERSGAFRPNLLGTMEVPVIRTPAEGSLEQVEPIAISRNWEDQLHYDIVISGKSFPLGSQIPIAFKLTPLAKVECHRIKVFVTENIQHWTADKSVHRLQPAKKVLLFEKRADSSSVSTYPGSSMRVTAGGGIDWDHRAAAARGQEILDRNRTNLLGNLSNDSSVGPTEMEFNVQLPSCHEMKGRDESQRLHFDTTYENIQINHWIKIVLRLSKVDERDSTKRRHFEISIDSPFHILSCKATQANIYLPAYTTPSEELVPAAQELECGCPGAPLAPREQVIAPATSDREDSNPASGPIARRGSTGHDFSRSFTNNSGGLARPPQAHLATPPDDRNTPIPPRPMHLLRAPSFAPPAFEDVPPPPPLVTPPPEYNTIVGDDREAVLEDYFSRLSFYEEHEDDDRGRGRVDVPLTPGGRVNRSMDVPREWVRLEDYFQ
- a CDS encoding N-acetyltransferase, putative: MDTFPGYLSYLCFAQIVPLKNYKARSYSVPWRTSGLLRQTTPISSRFKRHSEQKVALDHPQQPHSSILRHSGFKQTPHAAIMAVEVIPLTEADIPGAIEVIQRAFADDPYFKWVFDSSKFNKQRNFDSLAARCHWGIKNALFHVAKETQDAHSKSHSAPLTPIPILGVSCWLAPHPPTQPESWYSWFQSWTLSFSQVLNNIWYFGRGGLRTNRYWIWKQRQAEAQAAIWDDPRGYYFCNIVAVSPEMQGKGVGRLLFEAVLRRADDEGVKCYLESSKSVPNVAIYERMGFHMSKEMECRDGVDACMLYCMVRDPRKA
- a CDS encoding Acyl-CoA N-acyltransferase, whose translation is MTTTPHRDGTDQVVNQLAALEATLSSTSSNSDSSLIAVPTAEPQSVAPGPQYNETEDEEIFYHLRSLMPVPCLP